The genomic window ACTTCCTGCGGGAAGCAGCACGCAGAGTGGGATTAGTCTCGAGGGACGGATCCCTGCTattgggttgagggaggcgaaTTTGGCTGCTGCTAGCGACCCGGGGACGTGGCTGGATTTACATCGGGAATTGAAGACTTCTCTTCACGAGGCGAGGGTTGCTTTGGGACGGAGGGATGGGGCGACGGAGAATAGTGCTAGGGTTGAGGCGGGGAGTGCGGCGAAGCGGGCGTTGATTAAGGCGGGGAATCTGATTGGGAGTTTGAGTGATGGGTTGAGGGTTatgaaggaggatggggggaagCTGGGCGAGGGGGAGTTGAGACGGAGACGGGAtttgttggcggcggcgagggtggagagagatgggCTGGATAAGCTGAGTAGTAgctttgctgttgctggtgggggttgcggctggggtggcggtggggaggcaTCAGGGGGTTGCGAGTGCGAGTGAGAGGGCTGCGCTTATGGGAAATAATGATGGGGGGCCGAGCAGTATTGGGATTGTGAGGACGTCAACTGGACGGCGGGTGTTGGGTGCGCCGCTGCCGGAGAcggagaggacgagggagcTGGATAATGAGGGAGTACTTCAGCTACAGAGGGACACTATGCAGGAACAAGAccaggaggtggaggcgctGGCAAAAATTATCAGACGGCAAAAGGAGATGGGGCTGGCGATCAACGACGAGGTTAACCGCCATATTGACATGCTGGACCGTCTGAATGACGACGTGGACGTTGTGGGCAGGAAGCTGGGCGTGGCAAAGGATAGGGTCAAGAGACTGTGACGGGAGGAGCCGCCTTCTGGTCAAACTGCTGGAGATgctacaacaacaacaacaacaacaatgaaTGACACCGCCGCTTCTTGTgctgctttttcttcttcttccatctctatttcctcttcttcttatcGTAATAGTGCTAGTGACAAGGCTAGCAtggacaccatcaccactacTGCTCCCCCGCTATCAG from Podospora pseudoanserina strain CBS 124.78 chromosome 7 map unlocalized CBS124.78p_7.2, whole genome shotgun sequence includes these protein-coding regions:
- a CDS encoding uncharacterized protein (EggNog:ENOG503NZ6A; COG:U), with the protein product MAPPIEISIPTTSISTPPNGKPFTLYNITLRLPLRSLIVQKRYSEFEALHKNLHSLVGAYPPEPLPEKSWWRTSTANSPERTEERRAGLEKYLRAIAEPPDRRWRDTPVWRAFLGLPAGSSTQSGISLEGRIPAIGLREANLAAASDPGTWLDLHRELKTSLHEARVALGRRDGATENSARVEAGSAAKRALIKAGNLIGSLSDGLRVMKEDGGKLGEGELRRRRDLLAAARVERDGLDKLSTLLLLVGVAAGVAVGRHQGVASASERAALMGNNDGGPSSIGIVRTSTGRRVLGAPLPETERTRELDNEGVLQLQRDTMQEQDQEVEALAKIIRRQKEMGLAINDEVNRHIDMLDRLNDDVDVVGRKLGVAKDRVKRLDKASMDTITTTAPPLSEGAARNMQEIEQEDNSTNAVRQQQQQQPGGGIIDAVLLLIVRGVLAGVQGYAVLGWLMGKISAALVWTVELVLLLLVQPGGGNANHHNG